A single window of Acidobacteriota bacterium DNA harbors:
- a CDS encoding DUF1549 domain-containing protein produces MPKKINRDETGNRQISKPAYLLSILKRVAVLTFALAALGVVTNQAKWMTTALAAFVAEPNQTQTTSLSRGDCNYLKTPGDFLGVQARHRVAVSTVVETFNERLGKTAELRLRDAQDVPRKNLIDDILFGKMEADGVLSAPLSTDEEFVRRIYIDLTGRIPSADAVTAFLNDKDLQKRDKLADQLIASPEFVDKWALFYGDLFKNTSASANVRRYIAGREAFYSYIKDSIANNKSYAQMATEMISANGDNFVNGATNFLVGGRVPSGPVQDTFDGQSVLTMTTFLGLGSMDCLYCHDGAGHLDAVNLWGSKATRAEAYGMAAFFARIFQNSPAIFAPYTVSEQTRGEYGLDTNYGNRQTRSPINGKFTVEPKYMFTGSGVNPGEGRRPALARHLTADPQFARAAVNYIWEELMVEALVSPSSNFDLARLDPVAELPAGWKLQPANPELLRALGAEFSKNNFNLRSIIGLIVKSSAYQLSSSYPGQWRVEYVPYYARKFVRRLRSEELHDSVIVATSMPPVNQASESGKLTTFIGYRLIDDDRKKLRDVRWAVQLPEPLEPRQNEDVRAFLNSYLRGDRDIKPRSNEPSILQALNMMNDEFVFNRTLQTAEVFHVPGFPDTPSTVRRLLADTTLSNEQIITQLYLNTLSRMPSQTEKDKLIAYFTSLGKRTATENIQWVLLNKVDFLFNY; encoded by the coding sequence ATGCCAAAGAAAATAAACAGAGATGAAACTGGCAACCGCCAGATTTCAAAGCCCGCCTATTTACTCTCCATCCTGAAACGGGTCGCTGTTCTGACGTTTGCGCTGGCAGCGCTGGGCGTCGTGACCAATCAAGCGAAATGGATGACCACTGCGCTGGCAGCCTTTGTCGCCGAACCAAACCAGACACAAACCACTTCCCTCAGTCGCGGAGATTGCAATTACCTGAAGACGCCCGGCGATTTTCTGGGCGTACAGGCGCGTCATCGAGTTGCCGTTTCCACCGTGGTCGAAACCTTTAACGAGAGATTGGGAAAAACCGCCGAACTACGGCTCCGCGACGCCCAGGACGTGCCGCGCAAAAACCTGATTGACGACATTTTGTTTGGCAAAATGGAAGCGGATGGCGTGTTATCCGCGCCGCTCAGCACGGATGAAGAATTTGTGCGCCGAATTTACATTGACCTGACCGGGCGCATTCCTTCGGCAGATGCGGTCACCGCCTTTTTGAACGACAAAGACCTGCAAAAGCGGGACAAGCTTGCCGATCAATTGATCGCTTCGCCGGAGTTTGTGGACAAATGGGCGCTCTTTTATGGCGACCTGTTCAAAAACACTTCAGCATCAGCCAATGTGCGTCGGTACATCGCCGGACGCGAAGCGTTCTACAGCTACATCAAAGATTCCATTGCCAACAACAAAAGCTACGCGCAAATGGCCACAGAAATGATCAGTGCCAATGGCGACAACTTTGTGAATGGCGCGACCAACTTTCTGGTCGGTGGCCGTGTGCCGTCGGGGCCGGTTCAGGACACGTTCGACGGGCAATCCGTGCTGACGATGACGACATTCCTTGGCCTGGGTTCGATGGATTGCCTGTATTGCCATGATGGCGCAGGACATTTGGACGCCGTCAACTTGTGGGGATCGAAAGCCACCAGAGCCGAAGCCTACGGAATGGCGGCTTTCTTCGCGCGAATTTTTCAAAACAGTCCTGCGATTTTTGCTCCGTACACCGTTTCGGAACAGACGCGCGGCGAATATGGACTGGATACCAATTACGGAAACCGGCAGACGCGATCACCAATCAACGGCAAATTCACCGTTGAGCCGAAATACATGTTTACTGGCAGCGGCGTGAATCCGGGCGAAGGACGCCGTCCGGCATTGGCTCGTCATTTGACCGCCGACCCGCAATTTGCGCGCGCGGCAGTCAATTACATTTGGGAAGAGTTGATGGTGGAAGCGCTCGTTTCGCCGTCGAGCAATTTCGATCTGGCACGACTTGATCCGGTGGCGGAATTGCCTGCGGGGTGGAAATTGCAACCGGCCAACCCCGAACTGCTTCGGGCGTTGGGCGCGGAATTCAGCAAGAACAATTTCAATTTGCGCTCCATCATCGGGTTGATCGTCAAATCCAGTGCTTACCAGCTTTCTTCCAGTTATCCGGGCCAGTGGCGCGTTGAGTATGTGCCGTACTACGCGCGCAAATTCGTTCGCCGTTTGAGATCGGAAGAGTTGCACGATTCCGTCATCGTTGCCACGAGTATGCCGCCCGTCAATCAGGCCAGCGAATCAGGCAAATTGACCACCTTCATTGGTTATCGGTTGATAGATGACGACCGGAAAAAGCTGCGAGACGTAAGGTGGGCAGTTCAATTGCCGGAACCATTGGAACCGCGCCAGAACGAAGATGTGCGGGCATTTCTAAACTCTTACTTGCGCGGCGACCGGGATATAAAACCGCGTTCCAACGAACCGTCCATTCTTCAGGCATTGAACATGATGAACGATGAATTTGTGTTCAATCGCACATTGCAGACTGCCGAGGTGTTCCACGTTCCGGGCTTTCCGGACACTCCTTCGACTGTCAGGCGGTTGCTTGCTGACACCACGCTTTCAAATGAGCAGATCATCACGCAGCTTTATTTGAACACGCTTTCCCGCATGCCCAGTCAAACTGAAAAAGACAAATTGATTGCGTATTTCACTTCTCTGGGTAAACGAACAGCAACCGAAAACATTCAATGGGTGCTGCTGAACAAAGTGGACTTTTTGTTCAATTACTAG
- a CDS encoding DUF1501 domain-containing protein has protein sequence MDKHLLPDHSCEICKPLRPANSSLWGPHLGRRTFFKLAGTGVAGYFLVPAAMANSVPTQYSGAQLVGKARNVIFIQLQGAPSHIDTFDLKIGNWLPSDFNPTSYNGTLFPRGLMPNLADHLNKLTIIRSLRAPALVHNLQQIWTQISRNPTSIDGKTAPHIGSVVSLEFESERTPQQSLPGFVALNDGLLVGSGFLQSKYTPLSVPAISRGLPGTISPAGKAGFETRFQMLLDLDGNLRTDSPLGEDVADIDGFYQQAHTLMYNPQVDAVFTYRDDDSGRYGGTTFGLSLALARNLLSANLGTRFVQVNLDGWDNHTNIYTSIRQPAATLDRGLSALLTDLSAMPGVRGGTLLDETLIVAMGEFGRTVGSPGASLNAQNGRDHYFQHFAVLAGGGTRGGMVVGKTTDDGGAIMDPGWSQNRAVVNEDIAATIYSALGIDYTKILRDPATGRRFEYVPFASQGAWRPVLEVFSREPRFRPGTTPRAPRLNG, from the coding sequence ATGGACAAACATCTTCTTCCCGATCATTCCTGTGAAATTTGCAAACCGTTGCGTCCGGCCAATTCGTCTTTGTGGGGGCCGCATCTGGGACGTCGCACCTTTTTCAAACTGGCGGGCACCGGCGTTGCCGGATATTTCCTGGTGCCCGCCGCCATGGCAAATAGCGTCCCAACGCAGTATTCCGGCGCGCAACTGGTCGGCAAAGCGCGCAACGTCATCTTTATCCAGTTGCAGGGCGCACCCAGTCACATTGACACTTTCGACCTGAAAATCGGCAACTGGTTGCCGAGCGATTTCAACCCAACCAGCTACAACGGCACCCTATTTCCGCGCGGGTTGATGCCTAATCTTGCCGATCACCTGAACAAACTGACGATCATTCGCAGCCTGCGTGCGCCAGCACTGGTGCACAACCTGCAACAAATCTGGACACAGATTTCCCGCAATCCGACATCCATTGATGGCAAAACGGCGCCTCACATCGGCAGCGTCGTTTCGCTGGAATTTGAATCCGAGCGCACTCCACAACAATCCTTGCCTGGCTTCGTGGCGTTGAACGACGGTCTTCTTGTTGGCTCAGGCTTTCTGCAATCCAAATACACGCCATTGTCAGTGCCAGCGATCAGCAGGGGGCTGCCCGGAACAATTAGCCCCGCCGGAAAGGCTGGATTTGAAACCAGATTCCAGATGCTGCTGGATTTGGACGGCAATCTACGAACGGATTCTCCGTTGGGCGAAGACGTGGCCGATATAGACGGGTTTTATCAACAAGCCCACACCTTGATGTACAACCCGCAGGTTGACGCAGTTTTCACGTACCGCGACGATGATTCAGGACGATATGGCGGCACGACGTTCGGCCTGTCGCTGGCTTTGGCACGCAACCTCCTGAGCGCCAACTTGGGGACCCGATTCGTACAGGTCAATCTTGATGGATGGGATAACCACACCAACATTTACACATCCATTCGCCAACCGGCTGCCACATTGGATCGAGGTTTATCGGCGTTATTGACCGACCTGTCTGCGATGCCGGGCGTTCGAGGCGGGACGCTGCTGGATGAAACCTTGATTGTGGCAATGGGAGAGTTCGGACGCACCGTGGGGTCGCCCGGCGCAAGTTTGAATGCGCAAAATGGCCGCGATCATTATTTCCAACATTTTGCGGTTCTGGCTGGTGGCGGCACCCGCGGCGGCATGGTTGTCGGCAAAACGACAGATGACGGTGGAGCGATAATGGATCCCGGCTGGTCGCAAAATCGCGCAGTAGTCAACGAAGACATCGCAGCGACAATCTATTCAGCGCTGGGGATTGATTACACAAAGATACTTCGCGATCCGGCCACCGGACGGCGCTTTGAATATGTGCCCTTCGCGTCGCAAGGCGCTTGGCGACCGGTTCTGGAAGTGTTTAGCAGAGAACCTCGCTTCCGCCCCGGCACCACGCCGCGCGCCCCGCGACTGAAC